A window from Diachasmimorpha longicaudata isolate KC_UGA_2023 chromosome 5, iyDiaLong2, whole genome shotgun sequence encodes these proteins:
- the LOC135162501 gene encoding ras-specific guanine nucleotide-releasing factor RalGPS2 isoform X6 — translation MRLLRSFVLWLRCITRQYHEICLASLFHSKKYRSNSVASKSNSLPGRCNAPVQGSGPLVATGIPAEDLASQLTILDVGVFKAIRPEELSSCSWNKKNKLVVAPNVVAFTRRFNHVSFWTVQEILNFSTPKQRSEMIAHFIRVAKKLYDLNNMHSLFAIISGLQSAPIYRLNKTWACLTKKDKCTFDKLAEVFSDKNNWMNLREHMETLRLPCIPYLGLFLTDLVYIDMAHPSSKNNDNHQRAIKMNTVLTRVTVFQASDYSSIIPLPDVQRYLNSVRYIEELQKFLEDDHFKLSMKLEPNSPVASSSSSKESVGDVATGVAALSLSPARGCAGSLRLHAASAANKFVPGHRKCRSLGTKFRSTSLPRNFHKQGGRYGTYGTSGIFGKAAGTSLEPGQVTVRHLLDDSVLEEPHLVSPVVDLDQNSPGTPTDALNDDCSLLSRTSTLPILPCTVDGIMEPRCSMQGLLRRKVVLRDGRKPAVSTWQRYWIQLWASSIVYFSPKCFKGSERSDFKREPYKMVSILGWVIESSDSMFHRDTFLLTDPNKGNVYKFRASSGDFADQWIKELRATVRGGVERKPIPANLMSFE, via the exons ATGCGACTGCTAAGAAGCTTCGTTTTATGGCTGAGATGCATTACACGTCAATATCACGAGATTTGTCTGGCGAGTTTGTTTCactcaaaaaaatatcgaag TAATTCAGTGGCAAGCAAGTCAAATTCCTTGCCGGGAAGATGTAACGCACCTGTGCAGGGGTCGGGGCCGCTCGTGGCGACTGGAATTCCAGCGGAGGACCTCGCCAGTCAGCTGACGATCCTAGATGTCGGGGTCTTCAAGGCAATTCGCCCCGAGGAACTGTCCAGCTGTTCCtggaataagaaaaataaacttGTGGTGGCACCAAATGTCGTCGCTTTCACCAGGAGATTTAATCAc GTGAGCTTCTGGACAGTACAGGAAATTCTAAACTTCTCAACCCCGAAGCAACGTTCGGAAATGATCGCCCACTTTATTCGTGTCGCGAAAAAATTATACGATTTGAATAATATGCACTCATTATTCGCTATCATATCCGGTCTCCAAAGTGCGCCGATATATAG ACTGAATAAAACGTGGGCCTGTCTCACGAAAAAGGATAAATGCACGTTCGATAAGCTCGCTGAGGTCTTCAGTGATAAGAATAATTGGATGAATCTCAGGGAGCACATGGAGACGCTCAGATTACCTTGCATTCCTTACTTGGGACTTTTTCTTACTGATCTTGTATATATTGATATGGCTCATCCCTCTTCTAAG AATAATGACAACCATCAAAGGGCTATTAAAATGAACACTGTGCTGACGAGAGTAACGGTGTTTCAAGCCAGTGATTACTCTAGCATCATTCCATTACCAGATGTTCAGAGATATTTGAACAGTGTCAGATATATCGAGGAATTGCAGAAATTCCTTGAGGACGACCATTTCAA ACTATCGATGAAGCTCGAACCGAACTCTCCAGTGGCCTCATCAAGCAGCAGTAAAGAGTCCGTGGGAGATGTGGCAACCGGCGTTGCAGCCTTGTCCCTGTCTCCAGCTAGAGGTTGTGCAGGCTCCCTTCGTCTCCATGCAGCCTCAGCAGCCAATAAATTCGTTCCAGGTCATCGAAAATGCCGGAGTTTAGGCACCAA GTTTCGTAGCACGAGCCTTCCACGCAACTTCCATAAACAAGGAGGGCGGTACGGAACTTATGGAACGTCTGG CATTTTTGGAAAGGCAGCGGGAACGTCGCTGGAGCCTGGCCAAGTAACAGTGCGTCATCTCCTGGATGATTCTGTACTCGAAGAGCCCCATTTGGTGTCTCCAGTCGTTGACCTAGATCAGAATTCACCTGGAACTCCCACTGATGCTCTCAATGACGATTGCAGTTTGCTTTCTAGAACGAG taCGCTACCGATCCTGCCCTGTACGGTGGACGGTATAATGGAGCCCCGTTGTTCAATGCAAGGGCTCTTGCGTCGGAAAGTTGTCCTCAGAGATGGCAGAAAGCCTGCAGTATCGACGTGGCAGAGATACTGGATCCAGCTCTGGGCTTCATCGATAGTCTACTTCTCCCCCAAATGTTTCAAGGGCTCAGAAAGATCTGACTTCAAACGTGAGCCCTACAAAATGGTATCAATTCTCGGGTGGGTCATTGAGTCGTCGGACAGTATGTTTCATCGAGACACTTTCCTTCTCACTGATCCCAACAAGGGTAATGTCTATAAGTTCCGAGCAAGTTCTGGTGATTTTGCTGATCAATGGATTAAAGAACTACGGGCAACAGTGCGAGGCGGTGTAGAGAGAAAGCCAATACCTGCTAATCTCATGTCCTTCGAGTAA